The genomic window CCTGAAGTTTCAACAGACCGGCCTTTGCCTTGTCAATGCGTGTTCGTTCAAGCGCAAAGGGCATCGTGACGACTCCGACGACTATGGCATCGTTCTTCTTCGCAATCTCAGCCACGACGGGTGCACTCCCAGTGCCCGTGCCGCCCCCCATTCCACATGTCACAAAGACTAGGTCTGCATCGCGCAGGAGTTCTGTGAGCTGAGGGGAGGACTCCTCTGCTGCCGCTTGGCCCACGTGGGGGTAGCCGCCAGTTCCCAGACCACGGGTGATTCGTTCTCCAATCAGGAGCTTGCGATGGGCTGTGGTGACAGCAAGGTGCTGCCTATCTGTGTTGATGGCGACGCACTCAGCACCCTGAACTCCAATGGTCATCAGGCGCTTCACCGTGTTGTTGCCCGCACCTCCACAACCAATGACAACAATCCGTGCCTGCCCCACATCTCTTGCTCCAGTAGGAAGACGCTCACTGGATCCGTGCTCCCGAGCTGAGTCGATGAATGTCTTCAAACCTTACCAATGACCTCCGAGTCTGCTTGTATGTCGGTCTTGTTCGAGTCCCAGAGTTCTCTCTTCAGCATGTCCCTTATCGCTATCCTGATGGTCTCAGAACGGTTGGGGTAGTGACCTGCTTGCACAAGACGCTCTATGTCATCAAGTATCCGCTCGGGAAGATGCACCGCTATCAGCCGCATGGACAGTCCTCATTGGTAGCGACCATGGGCGTGCATAAGGAGGCTTGTAATACCGGCGGAAAACAAGAAAAAGAGGGCGATGATGAAGGCTTAAGCCTTCATCCTACTTGCTCTTGCGACCAGTCCTACGAGCAGCAATGTGCCCGACCTTGCGGCCTGGTGATGCATGACGGCTGACTGTTGACAGATGATGCGAGTGACCACCATGTGGATGAGAAACCGCGTTCATGGCGGTACCTCTTACAACTGGCCATTTCGTCACCCTCGCGTGGGCATGATGATAGGCAGCACCAGCCTTCAAGAGGGGCTTTTCTGGTCTACCACCACCCGCGATGATCCCGATTGTGGCTCTGCAGCGCGGACTGAAGAGCTTCTGCTTGCCACTTGGGAGTCGCACAAGTGCCTTGGACTTGTCAATGGAGATGATTGTTGCCACGAGACCGGAGGACCTCACGTACTTACCTCCGTCACCAGGGCTTCCTTCGATATTGTAGATAGGGGTGCCCTCGGGGATATACTCGAGCATCAGTGTATTCCCGTTCTGAAGAGTAGCATTAGGACCACACTGAACAGTCTGGCCCACCTGCAGGCCCTCAGGCGCGACCATGAAGTGGCTCTTGGACTCGCCCTTATATCGGATCTCCGCAAGAGGTGCTCCTCTCCCGCTCTCGTGGTGAAGTCCCACAACCTCACCTTCGTAGGTCTTGTCTGGGGCCCACTTTGGGTGCTTGACAGGGGCAATCTTCCTGTGGCTAGGACTCTGCCACTGGCTTGTACCAGATCCTTTTCGCTGGACTAGAACTCGTCTACCCATACTGACACCACCCTAGAAGACTCCCATCTTGGTCGCGACGTCAGCGGCACTGTACTCCGGTGCCAGTCGCACAATGGCCTTCTTCCGTCCATCGGGCAGGATGACGGTGTTCACCTTCTCCACAATCACCTCAAAGAGGGTCTCGACTGCCCATTTGATTGTGTTCTTGTTCGCCCTCCTGTCAACGTAGAAAGCCAGTCGGTTCTGTGATTCTACATTGTTCAGGCTGGCCTCAGTCACGACGGGCCTAAGTATTACTTCATTTGGATCTCTCATCGCGACTCACCTCAGCTGAACAGCTGTTCCTTCTCCAACCTGTCGATGGCAGACCTTGTCCAGACCACTAGACGCCCCGGATGAGTGCCAGGTGCGAGTACCTCTGCATTGAGCCCATGCACTTCGACAACATCAACGCCGGGGAGATTGCGCGCAGCCTGTCCAATCCCTCGGTCCTGACCCACAACAATCAGAAAGGACTTTGGGGTCCGCATCTTGCGTCCTCGCATCTTCCCCTTTCCAGCTCTCACACTGCGTCCCGATATCGCACGGTATAGGTCTGCATCCAGACCAAGTGCATTTGCCACCTCACGCATCTCCTTTGTTGTGGAGATGGTCTCGAGGTCATCGCTCACCACAAGTGGAATCTCGGGTACACTCTCGGTCTTGTGACCTCGTGCAGTGACGATCTCTTTCTTGGAAGAGGCCGCAATTGCAGAGCGAATGGCAAGACGTCGCTCCTTTGTGTTGATTCGCTCAACGAGGACCTTTCTGGCCTCGGGAGGATGCGTTCTCCTGCCACCAACCGTGGTTGGTGCAAACCCACCTTTGTTCGCAGCTCCAGTGCCTGAGCCCTTTATTCTTGCAACTCTTGATCTCCCACGTCCAGTGTTCCAGCTCTCGGCAGTATTCCGCTTGCCGGCAAGCTCGTCCACTCCGTGTGGCTGATACCTAAGGGACTGCAACGCGAGCACTGCTCTCTGAATGATATCTGGACGGTAGGGTGTGTCAAACTGAAACGGCAGCTGAATACTTGGACCCGCCTTTCCCTTCAACGAGTATGTCTTAACACTAGCCAATCTGATTCAACCTCCAACTACTGCTTGGACGCAGTGCTGATGTAGCTCACCTGCATCGGGGTGCCACTGTGACCTGACCTTGGACGGATGGCGTATCTAAGACGGATGGGTCGCTTCACCGGTCCGGGCACAGAGCCTCTCAGCATCACATAGTCACCACGAATCACACCGTAGTTGACAAACCCGCCGGCGGGCGTGATCTCCTCACCACGTTCGCCAATCTTGACCACAACACTGTTGTATATGGTACGAGTGTGGAATCCAGTCTGTCCACCACGTGGCACGGTGTATCGTATGTTGGTCGGGTTCCAAGGACCAATGCAGCCCACACCTCGTTTTGTCTTGCGGGACTTGTGTTGTAGCACCTTGACACCAGTACGACGTACTACGCCTTGAAAGCCGTGACCCTTGGTGACTGCAAGGGTGTCAACCAGCATTCCTTCGTTCAGGATCTCTGCAATCCGAAGGTCCTTTCCCAGCACGCTCTTTGCGTACTCAAAGGCCTTCTTGACGTCAGATGCACCGACCTTGTACTCCATTATGTCAGGTTTCTTCTTGGGTACCGCAGCGAGACGAGGCTGAGTGTGAATGAGCAGTCGTATCTCAAAGAGCGAATCCAGCTTGGCTTCAAACTCCTTCATCTGAGCTTCGTGGTCGTATTCCTTAGGCAGTGGCATTGCCTTGCGGAGGTCCTCGGAGAGAGTCTCCGCAAGGACTTCACCTACCAGTCTGAGCCCATATGGAGTAGACTCGTAACCACGAATTGAGAAGGGTCTTACTGGCGGCGTATCTATCACGGTGACAGGAATCACAGTCTCTTGTCCTTTGAGGGGACTTGCGGTCCTGTCCACCGTCACCACCGCATGAGTCATGCCGGCCTTGTAGCCGACGAAGCCCAGTAGTTTTGCAGCCGAGCCACTGTACTCAGGCCAGTTCTTCACCCGCGGTACAAACTTTGAAGCCCGACCTCGTGGCATGTAGGCAAGACTTCCACGATGCGGTTGGTTCTTCTTTCTGTGTGCCATTGTCAACACCAGGCTTGTACCGAATGGCCTCTAAGCTAGGCTATTCGTACTACGATGCCCGGCGACCTGCGGAGAACCGCTTTTTAAGCTTCCCATCAAGTCGCCTGTATGGAGACCTTGGGGCGGCTCTGCAGCAGAACGAAGAGGTGGCGGACACACTCAGGCGGCATAGTATCCACGTCTTGTGATGGGGTGTTCTAGTACACTATTCAGAAGACCAAGACTGACCAAGACGGCCTCTTCAAGACGAACGGTCTCGGTCCCCTGGTCACGAACTGTGTTTATCCAGAAGTCAAACGTTGGCATGACTTCAGTCCCAGACTCATGGAACAATTCCTGAATTCCATGGCGAGGACCACCAAAAACAGCAACTACGGAACCACTACGAGTTGCTGATGCGACCAGCTCATCGACCTGAGTGTGAAACGGAGCAGCCTTCCTTGAGAGAGCAATCCTTGTGGCCCCAGACTGTGCGTCAAGATAGCGGGCAAGAGAGTCCACGGCGGCCACCTCGTAGCCGAAGTAATGGTGCACATCACATCTTTGAATTGGCTCAAGCTTGATCTGAGGAGCCTCTGAAGTAACACGAAACAGTGTGGGTTCGGAGTCGCTCACTCTGGCATCATGATCGACAAGCTCCTTCAACCCTATGTCAATCTTGCCTGGTCTGACCTGTATGCCCCACCGAACCTCTCCCTTGTGCACTCTGAAGCTCTCGACTGGATGGCTCCGAGTGCGTAGAGGTGGCAGGAGCCCGGCGTACTGTAAAGAGGGGGTCCGACGAAATGCCAGTCGACGGAGGTACTGCGGCGTGTCTAGGTATCTCAGAAGAAGCAGGAGGAGTCGCCTGTCGCGCTCGAGACTGGGGTCCGTAAGTCCAGTACGATACACAAAGACCCGTTCCACGCGGAAGATAGCAAGCGCCCGCCCAATCACACCTGCTTTGATTGTCTTCTCGCGGAGATCAGAGCAGTCGATTAGAGACGCATCCGGTATGCCGACCTCGAGCACGGGGCATTCCTCCTACAGGTCGAGTGTGAAACGAAGTGTTGTACGATTCAGACCAACATCAATGGCCATGTTGGCGTACGTCATAGCCTTGACCTCGGTTCTT from Candidatus Thorarchaeota archaeon includes these protein-coding regions:
- a CDS encoding type II toxin-antitoxin system ParD family antitoxin, translating into MRLIAVHLPERILDDIERLVQAGHYPNRSETIRIAIRDMLKRELWDSNKTDIQADSEVIGKV
- a CDS encoding 50S ribosomal protein L2, producing MGRRVLVQRKGSGTSQWQSPSHRKIAPVKHPKWAPDKTYEGEVVGLHHESGRGAPLAEIRYKGESKSHFMVAPEGLQVGQTVQCGPNATLQNGNTLMLEYIPEGTPIYNIEGSPGDGGKYVRSSGLVATIISIDKSKALVRLPSGKQKLFSPRCRATIGIIAGGGRPEKPLLKAGAAYHHAHARVTKWPVVRGTAMNAVSHPHGGHSHHLSTVSRHASPGRKVGHIAARRTGRKSK
- a CDS encoding 50S ribosomal protein L23 is translated as MRDPNEVILRPVVTEASLNNVESQNRLAFYVDRRANKNTIKWAVETLFEVIVEKVNTVILPDGRKKAIVRLAPEYSAADVATKMGVF
- a CDS encoding 50S ribosomal protein L4, with the translated sequence MASVKTYSLKGKAGPSIQLPFQFDTPYRPDIIQRAVLALQSLRYQPHGVDELAGKRNTAESWNTGRGRSRVARIKGSGTGAANKGGFAPTTVGGRRTHPPEARKVLVERINTKERRLAIRSAIAASSKKEIVTARGHKTESVPEIPLVVSDDLETISTTKEMREVANALGLDADLYRAISGRSVRAGKGKMRGRKMRTPKSFLIVVGQDRGIGQAARNLPGVDVVEVHGLNAEVLAPGTHPGRLVVWTRSAIDRLEKEQLFS
- a CDS encoding 50S ribosomal protein L3; translation: MAHRKKNQPHRGSLAYMPRGRASKFVPRVKNWPEYSGSAAKLLGFVGYKAGMTHAVVTVDRTASPLKGQETVIPVTVIDTPPVRPFSIRGYESTPYGLRLVGEVLAETLSEDLRKAMPLPKEYDHEAQMKEFEAKLDSLFEIRLLIHTQPRLAAVPKKKPDIMEYKVGASDVKKAFEYAKSVLGKDLRIAEILNEGMLVDTLAVTKGHGFQGVVRRTGVKVLQHKSRKTKRGVGCIGPWNPTNIRYTVPRGGQTGFHTRTIYNSVVVKIGERGEEITPAGGFVNYGVIRGDYVMLRGSVPGPVKRPIRLRYAIRPRSGHSGTPMQVSYISTASKQ